DNA from Pseudomonas putida:
TACAGGTGCAGCCATGAGACGACTGATTCCCGCCCCGCTGTTGTCGTTGTCGCTGTTTGGCCTGTGGCTGCTGCTCAACCTGTCGGTCAGCCCCGGCAACCTGTTGCTTGGCGCAGCCCTGGGTATCCTTGCGCCGCTGCTGATGGCGCCGCTGCGTCCTCAGCATGCCCATGTCCGGCGCCCATGGGCTGTCGTGCGGCTGATCTGCCGTGTCGGCCTGGATGTCATCCATTCCAACCTGCTGGTGGCCCGTGGCGTGCTACGCGCCGGCCATCGGCCTCCGCGCTCGGCGTTCGTTCACATTCCCCTGGCGCTGCGCGATGCCCATGGGCTGGCGGCGTTGTCCATGATCACGACCGTGGTGCCGGGCACCGTCTGGTCGGAGCTGGCACTGGACCGTAGCGTCTTGCTGCTGCACGTGTTCGATCTGGAGGACGAAGCGGCTTTCATCGAGCACTTCAAGCACACCTACGAGCGCCCGCTGATGGAGATTTTCGAATGACAGGCCTGCTTGCCAACGCCGTCCTCGCCAGCCTGTTCATCTTCGCCATCGCCATGGCATTGGCACTGGTCAGGCTGTTCCGTGGCCCCTCTGCCCAGGACCGGGTCCTGGCACTGGACTACCTCTACATCCTGGGCATGCTGATGATGTTGGTCCTGGGTATCCGCTATGCCAGCGACACCTATTTCGAAGGCGCCTTGCTGATTGCGCTGTTCGGCTTCGTCGGGTCCTTCGCCCTGGCCAAATTCCTTCTGCGCGGTGAGGTGATCGAATGAATGAAGCCCTGGAACTGCCGTTCTGGTTGGAGCTTGTCACCGCCCTGCTGCTGCTCGCGGGCAGCCTGTTCGCCCTGATCGGCGCCCTGGGCCTGCTGCGGCTGAAAGACTACTTCCAGCGTATGCACCCTCCGGCGCTGGCCTCGACCCTGGGCGCCTGGTGCGTGTGCCTGGCCTCGATCCTGTATTTCTCCTGGCTCAAGCAAGGCCCGGTCCTGCACGCGTGGCTGATACCGGTGCTGCTGTCGATCACCGTGCCGGTGACCACACTGTTGCTGGCCAGGGCGGCGTTGTTCCGCAAGCGCACCTCTGGAGAGAGCGTGCCGGAAGAAGTCAGCAGCGGGCGGGGCGGCGGGAACTGACGCCCGTATCAAGACACGTGAGCTGCCTCAACCCTGACTCAGGCGTTGCAGCTCCCGACGTACCATCGCGGCGAACTCAGGCGGGCTGAGCTGGTACAGCTGGCCCGCGACCCAAGCCAGCCAGGCGCTGCCCAACGCCTCGCGTTGCGCCAGCAGACGTTCGGCCTGCTCTACGGCCTGCGCCTGGTGCTCTCGATGAAACTGCGCCCTTCCCGTGGGCGCCTTGTCGCTCATTCGCTGGCCTTGAAGGTGGTCAGCTCGCCCTTGCGCCATTTGGCGACCTTGCCGGTCACGGCCTTGAGCAGCTTGCCCAGGCCTTCCTGCACCTGTTGCTGCGCTGCGAACACCAACATCACGCCATGCCCTTCACGAAAGACGATGCCTTCACCTTCCGGCACCGAGACAAAGGCATAGTCGCCAATGCCATAGACATTCATCTTGATTTCACGAAAACGCAGCTCCAGCTTGCCCCCCTCACGACTGGGCAGTACCGCCGCGCGGAAGTGGTCACCCACTTTCAATTCAAGGTGCTGCTTGTTGTCGACCACCAGAGCGTCATCGGTATCGATCTCAGCCATGTACAGGCCATCGGGGCTCTGCTCGGTGACATAGATGAAACGCCCGTGGAACAGCTTGGCCAACTTGGCCCGCAAATCGCCCAAGGCGAACAACGCGTGGGTATCCAGTGTACTGACTGCCAATGAAGAATTCCTCGAACCGGTTACAGGCGCCCACCGAAAGCGCGGGGGGCGCGGTCATTTCAAGTTGATGTCATGAAAGACTAATGAAGCGATGCACGAAACGTCTGTGCAGGCATGCGATGCGGCAGGCAGGAATCGTTACTCTAGCGTGCCAGCCAAGACCCCAAGACGGCTTTTCGGCAGTTTCCTCGATAGGAAACGTAATGTTCTGACAATAAATTTGCAGGAAAAGATGCAATAGATAATGTCAGGCCCTTCGAAGAACAGGCCCGGTATCCATCAGCGCATTACAGGGGAAAGAATATGCACGAAAACACCGAAATCCGTCGAGAGGTCCAGCGCATTTCTTGCCTTGGCAAATGCAATCCCAGGTTCATCGTCATTCCCGCAGGCGTCGATTTCTTTCATGTCGCCGAACGCACCACCGGTCGCATCAAAGGTTTTCGGCGCCGCCATCAGGACGCCTGTGACCTGGCACGCCAGCTTGAGCGATAGCCCTCCCAACGCTCAGGCGGCCTTGCCCTTTTGCAGTTGCGCCACCCAGGCCGCCTGGCATTCGACTGCCTCCTTGCGACTGCCAAAGGCTGTACCGCGGCGTTCACCATTGACCAACACCACCCAACAGACACGGCGGCCCATGGCCTGCAGTGTCGCAGGCACACCTGAACCAATCATGACGGCGACATCGACTCGGCTAGTCATCATCCCCTCCGGAACTTAATTAGCAACCTAACGATATAGCCATCATACGCCCGCCAAGCAGGTGGAAAAAGCGCATGCCAGTACAGCTGTATTGCACCCACAGCAACAAATGCGCCCAACAGGCGAAAACGCAAAAAGCCCCATGAATCGCTTCATGGGGCCTTTGCTGGACGTGACGATCAGATCTGGCGCTGGTGGCGGTCGAGCTGTTCGTGGCGTTCCTGAGCTTCGATGCAGTACTTGGTGGTCGGGCTGATCAGCAGACGCTGCAGGCCGATGGGCTCACCGCTGTCGTCACACCAGCCGAAGCTTTCGTCAGCGATGCGGCCCAGGGCCATTTCCAGCTGTGGCAGCAGGCGCTGGTCACGCTCGATGGCGTTGACCAGCCAGTGACGCTCTTCTTCCACCGAGGCCACGTCGGCCGGATCAGAAGGTGTGTCCAGGCTTTCGATGGTGGCGCGGCTCAGCTCGATGCGCTCGTGGGTTTCGACTTTCATCGCTTGCAGCAGGCCAGTGAAGAAAGCCAACTGTTCGGCGTTCATGTAGTCATCGGCCGACATAGCCAGCAACTGTTCCTTGGTCATCGATTTCTCTATGAAAATATAGGCATTTGGGCGATTCGGGTGTCGCCAACGACAGTTCGTGGGCAACGAAATTCTTAAAGCGCCAACCGGCTCTGTTTTACAGGGGGCGGCAGTCTAAGGCGGCGGGCCGTATGGGGCAACACCATTGATCCGTGAATTTACCCGAAATGCAGCCAATTGCGCCCTGCGCCACGGCAACAGTTCGTCGGTTTCGCGCTGCAACGCGCAACAGTCAGGCAAGACCCTGTAACACGTAGTAGCCGGCTACCGACCGCGACCTCACGAAGGCGGCTTTGCTAATGGACCGTTCAGTTTCGGAGCCATCCCATGAGCAATACCTCCCAACGCCCCGCAAGCCCAAACCTCGAGTGCCAGGTAGCGATCCGCTTCAATACCCGCCCTGGCCTGTTCGACATTGCCGACCAAGTGCTGGCCGAACAATGGCTGACACGCCGCCTACCGTCTGACGCGGACCCTCAGGAGCTGTTTCTGGTCAGCCTCGGGCCGGACTCGGCGCCGCCCTTCATCCGTCCGCTGAGTCACGTGCTGGTCGAGCGCTTTTGCTTACGCCGCACGCTGAACCTGACACCCCACGAGCACTACGTTACCCCCGTGCAAGAACATGACCCAGGCAAGGCGCTGACACTTGATCTGTATCCGCTGGCGCTCATGATCAACGAATGCGGCCCGTTCATGCTGGAGGCGTATCAACAGGCCCTGATCGCCTTCTGGGGCGACACCGATGACAAAGGACAGACCCCCTGGCAGTGGTACAGCGATTACCTGCAGCAACAGTTCACCCAGGCCGTGCAGGACAGCCAACGTGACGCGACGCTGTCTACCGAAGCGCTGAGCGCGGCGCAATGGGTGCAATCGCATCCTGCCCCCACCACGCAAGCCAGCCTCGACGCCTCCCCCATCCAGGTCAACAACTTGCGCATGGACTTCGTGAACAACTGGCAACTGGATCCTTCGCTTTCCAGCGCCTTGTTGATCGAGCGCGCGAGCGAGCGCTCCGAGCCGCGCACGACACTGCTCTACACGCCCACTGGCAAACTGATGTCCTTTCCTTCACGCCAGGCACTGCTGAGCCATGCCGCAAGGCCCTGGCCAGCATTACCTGGTGTATCCGGGCCAGATGTGCACCTGGTGCCCCCAACCCTGCCGTACTTCCAAAGCCAGGCACTTGGCGTGCTGTGCCAGCAGTTGCACGGATCACAACTGAGCGCCTGGCTGGAGGACGATCTGGTCCGCGCGACCGATCTGTCGACCGCCCTCGACCGCCTGACATCGATGTTCGGCCTGTGCAGCCCGGCCGAGGCCAGCTTGCACGAGCGTCTGGCGAGCCATTTGCCCGCATGGCTGAAGGACGCTCCCCCGAAAAAACTGTTTCGTTACAGCACAATGCTGACCCAAATTGCCCAGGGCTACCATGACGCCCAGTACACCTCCTGGCTCGATGGTGTAGACGATGCCCAGAGCTTCGCCACGCAAAAGCTCCAGGCTCGCATCCTGAAGGACCACCCCGAGGCTGACCTGGACCTCTCCATGCTCAGGGTCGTCAACGCTCAAACCACCGTCGCCGCACTGCCCGTCCAGGAAATCATCGCCACGGACATCACACCACACACTCAAATGTTCACCCTGCCCCAATTGGCAATCAGCAACCTGGGGCTGCTGCGTCCAGGGAAGGTCACGCTCCAGGCACTCGACGGCAAGCCTGTGCCCGCATGGTTCGATGAGTCCTATTTACGCAACCTGATCACGCAGGTGGATGTCGCCCAGCACTACCCTGCGATGTTGCGCGCCACGCTGCTGGATGATCCTTCGCAGCGGTCACGTCGCGAGTCGTTGCTAAGACAGCAATTGCATACCCAACTACCCGCCCTTGCGATGGCGCTGAACCTGCAGGGCGAACCGATAGACTTCGACGTGATCAAGGGTATCGGCGAGGTGTTCAGCGATGCCTCGCAACGCAGTACTTCGTGGCAATTGCGCCCGTTCGGCTTGCTGAGAAGCCTCGATGCCAGCCCTGACCATCCGCTCAACACCTGGCTGATCGAAGCGCAAGCTGCCACCCCACAGCCGTGCCTGCTCTACCGCCCGCTGCACCGCGAGCCGTTACTGGCCTTCGACGACAGACAAGCGTTGCTTGACGCGATCGCAGCCCCCGGCGCATTGCAAGACGACCTGCTCGATCGCTTACCCGAAGAGGACCGCAAGGTCTATGCCCATGGCGGTTTCCTCGAACCCCACCTGTTCCACCCCCTGGAGGACGACTGGGCCGTTCCGTTCGGTACTCCCGCGCCGGTGACCCTGGCGCTGGAACCACCGCTGGCTGACCCTGCGCAGGCCATTTACCAAGGGTGCATCGAGGAAACCATCCGCCAGTTCCAAGTCAAGGCCCAGACCAGCGCCCAGGCCCGTTGGGAGCGTTGGAAATCCCTGGGCTGGCTGCTCCTGAACACCGCATTGCCCTTTGTGGCCGAACCCTTGGCCGCGCCGCTCTGGACAGTCCAGCTGGAAACCGCCTTCCTCGAACTGGTGGGCGAGCACCAGAACCAGAGCCCCGGCGAGCGCATCGCCGCGCTGGTGGAGTTTCTCTTCAACCTGGCATTGTTGCTGCTCAACCATGCCTTCAAGCGCATCGAGGTACTGCGTAAAACCGCCTCGCAGCGCTTCCAATCCGACCCTGCCACAGCCATGCTGCCGGCCCTGCCCACACTGGCCGTATCGCCACGCGAGGAGGTGCTCGACTTCTCTTGGGCAAACCCTAAGCGCACGCTCGATCCCTCACAACGAAAAGCCCTGGAGGCACTCGGCGCGGACACCCCTCTGGCCCAGTTGGGCAAGCCCATCCCCAGCGGCCCGTTGAAGGGCCTGTATCTATACAGAGACCGAAGCTGGGCCGCACTCGGTGACAAGGTCTACCAAGTCGAATTCGACGCCCACCAACAGTGCCCACGTATCGTCGACAGCAAAGACGAACTCATCAAAGGCCCCTGGCTGCTGCGAGATGCGGCCGGTCGCTGGCTGCTGGACCTGGGGCTGCGCCTGCGTGCAGGCATGCCGCTTCATAGCCGGGTCGAGCAGTTGCGCATCGCCAACCAGCAAGAGCTGGAAACCCTGCAGACCCAGATCCAGGAGGATGTGACCTACCAGAAGACCCAACGCGAATACCTCGACAAGGTCGCGAAGCTGGCCCACCGCAAGGCGCCTGAAGGCATCCTGCGCAACTACCTGGCAAAGCTTCAGGACTTCGTGACGTTCTGGCAAAAGCACTTGATGCGCATTAGTCAGCTCAATGCGCTCAAACCGCTGCGTGAGTACAAGATCAAACGCGCCTACGCCCTGTCCCAGCAGCTGCAATACGCAAAGAAGATCGATGAAACCCTGTCTTGGCTGCACGCGCCCATCCACGAGCAGCTCGATGGGATGATCAAAATGCAGCAAAGGGGCTATGAGCTGACCGAGGCGGACAAGCGCACCCTGAACCGGCGCATCGATACCTTGTTGCCCTTGCTGAACACCTTGCTGGACAACAGCCAGAGCCTGGTCGATGGCATGGCGCAACTCGAACGTCTGGCCAGCCTCTCCCAACCGAAGATCACCGAGTACCTCGCAGCTGCCTCGCTCGATTGGGAAAACGTCAGGTCGCCACTGGCGTGGCGTTGGTCCCGCATCGAGGCCTGCTTCAATCGCTTGTCACTGCTCGAAGCGCTCGACGATGACAGCGAGTATTGGCTGCAGCACTGCGGCGAAAGTCTCGACCTGGCGTTTGCCCAGCGCCAGCAACTGCTGGCGCTCGATCAGCCCAATGACGATGTGGTCAGTCGGCTGGCCGCCAGCATCGACCGTCACTTCAAGGCGGCACGTCGCCAATTGGGCAATTTCAAGTCCCATTTGAACCTGGACACTGCCCAGCCAGCGCTGACTCGCCTGCAGGAAGACATCGACAGCGCCGCCAAGGAACTGCAACCCACCCTCGACGAGTACGCGGCAACGCTCCCCAGCAACACCGTCAACCAACTGCGCGAGCAAGTGCCAGGCTTGATCGAAACCCAGGAAGGCGACGTGCTGTTGGGCAATGTCCGCCCGGACGACGATACCGTCGTCGATGTCCCCATCGCGCCGCACAATGCCAGTTCACGCGCCTACAAACTGGACAACGATCGTTGGGTGGCGCTTGCGGAGCAAGCACCTGCCAAACCTGCGACCGTGCGCAAGCTCAAGCACCTACTCAAGGACAGCCAAGCGCGTCTGCAGACCGCGCGCAAAGAACTGCAGCGCCTGGAAGGCGGTACATTCAGCCAGTACCTGCCCATCGAGATAGAAGAACTGCTGCACCACCAGCGTGACCGCCTGCGTACCTTGCGCGAAGCGATCGAAAAGCACCTGACGGCGGACAACCAGACGGACGAGGTCCGTGGCAACCGCGATGCAGCCGGGACGATCAAAGCGCTTGAAGACCTGGACGCTCAGCTGACCAGCAAGGCGATCGAACTGCGCACCAAGGCGGCGCTGGCGCAAAAACCGCGAATGGCCGAGCTGCGTTTTCTCATCGATCAGGGTGCCGTGACAGTGCGCGTGGAGAACCCGCGCAAGCTGCTCGCCCGAGTCAAGGGCAGGCCTGCGGACTACCTCGACGACTATGGGATCTACAAGGACGAATCCTTGCTGTGGGTCGCGCATTTTCACTACCGCACGCTCGAGGCCGGCAAGCACGCCTTCGTCGCGGGTCACCTCAAGCCCGCAGCGCAGCGATACGCCCAGGGCGCGCAGGTCAGCCGACCGGAAACAGGGCAGACCGAGGAGGTCTACCGCAGCCCAATTTCCCTGGCCGATGCGCAGCAGTATTTCTTCAACGTCTGAAACGACCGGGGCGCCTTGAGGCGCCCCGACTGCTCTTAACGATCTTTGAACTGCGCCTCGCGCTTGGCGATGAAGGCAGCCATGCCTTCCTTCTGGTCCTCGGTGGCGAAGGCTGCATGGAACACCCGACGCTCGAAGCGTACACCTTCGCTCAGCGTGACTTCGAAGGCGCGGTTGACGCTTTCCTTGACCATCATGCTCACCGGGATCGATTTGCTGGCGATGGTCGCGGCGACCTTCAGGGCCTCCTCGAGCAGCTCGGCCTGCGGCACCACACGGGCCACCAGGCCGGCGCGTTCGGCCTCTTCGGCGCCCATCAGGCGCCCGGTCAGGCACAGTTCCATGGCCTTGGCCTTGCCCACCGCGCGGGTCAGACGCTGGGTGCCGCCCATGCCCGGCAGCACGCCCAGGTTGATCTCCGGCTGACCAAACTTGGCGTTGTCGGCGGCCAGGATGAAGTCACACATCATCGCCAGCTCGCAACCACCGCCCAAAGCAAAGCCGGACACCGCAGCGATGATCGGCTTGCGGCGGTTGGCGATGCGATCGGCGTCGCTGAACAGGTCTTCGACATAGATCTGCGGGTACTTGAGCTCGGCCATTTCCTTGATGTCGGCGCCAGCGGCAAAGGCCTTGGCGGAGCCGGTCAGCACCACGCAGCCAATGTTCGGGTCACGCTCTAGCTGGTCCAGGGCCTGGTTGATTTCGCCGACGATCTGCGCGTTCAGGGCATTGAGCGCCTGCGGCCGGTTAAGGGTGATCAGGCCGACCTTGCCGTGGATGTCCAACAGGATGGTTTCGAATGCCATGCAGACTGCTCCTTCAAAGATTGCGCGCAATGACCATGCGCTGAATGTCGCTGGTGCCTTCGTAGATCTGGCAGACCCGAACGTCACGGTAGATCCGCTCCAGCGGGAAGTCGCTCAGATAGCCATATCCGCCGAGCGTCTGCAAGGCATCCGAACAGACCTTTTCTGCCATTTCCGAGGCAAAAAGCTTCGCCATGGACGCTTCCACCAACGCCGGACGGCCTGCGTCACGCAGCGCCGCGGCATGCAGCACCATCTGCCGGGCCACCGCGATGCGCGTGGCCATGTCGGCCAGGCGGAACGCCACGGCCTGGTGTTCGATCAGTGGCTTGCCGAAGCTCTGGCGCTCGTTGGCGTAGTCGCGAGCTACCTCGAACGCCGCGCGGGCCATGCCCACCGATTGCGAGGCGATGCCGATCCGTCCACCTTCAAGGTTGGCCAAGGCGATCTTGTAGCCCTCACCCTCTTCGCCCAGGCGATTGGCCACCGGCACACGCACCTCGTCGAACACGATCTGGCAGGTATCGGATGCATGCTGGCCCAGCTTGTCCTCGACCCGCGCCACCTGGTAGCCCGGTGAATCGGTGGGCACGATGAAGGCGCTGATGCCACGCTTGCCGGCCTCGGGGTCGGTCACGGCAAAGACGATCACCACACCGGCGTTCTGCCCGGAGGTGATGAACTGCTTGCTGCCGCTGAGCACGTAGTGATCGCCATCGCGACGCGCCCGGGTCTTCAGGCTGCTGGCGTCGGAGCCGGCCTGAGGTTCGGTCAGGGCAAAGGCGCCAAGCATCTGGCCGTTGGCCAGCGGGGTGAGGAACTGCGCCTTCTGTTGCTCGTTGCCAAAGCGCAGGATCGGCACGCAGCCCACCGAGTTGTGCACGCTCATGATGGTCGAGCAGGCGCCATCGCCTGCGGCGATCTCCTCCAGGGCCATGGCGTAGGCCACATAACCGGTATCGCTGCCGCCCCACTGCTCCGGCACCAACATGCCGAACAGGCCCAGATCAGCCATTTCGGCGATGGCCTCGCGGGGAAAGCGGTGCTCCTTGTCCCACTGTTCGGCGAACGGCTTCAGACGCTCCTGTGCGAAAGCGCGAACAGCGTCGGCGATCTGTTGTTGCTCGTCAGTTACCAGCATGGTTCACCTCAGTACAGACACTCGACGGCCATGGCCGTGGCCTCGCCACCACCGATGCAGATGGCTGCCACGCCGCGGCGCAGGTTGTTCTGGCGCAAGGCCGACAGCAGGGTCACCAGAATGCGCGCACCGGAGGCACCGATCGGATGGCCCAGGGCGCAGGCGCCGCCATGGATGTTGACCTTCTCGTGCGGCAGGTCCAGGTGCTTCATGGCCGCCAGGGTGACCACGGCAAAGGCCTCGTTGATCTCGAACAGGTCCACCTCGGCCAGGTTCCAGCCGGTGCGTTTGATCAGTTTGTCGATGGCGCCGATGGGCG
Protein-coding regions in this window:
- a CDS encoding Na+/H+ antiporter subunit E, which encodes MRRLIPAPLLSLSLFGLWLLLNLSVSPGNLLLGAALGILAPLLMAPLRPQHAHVRRPWAVVRLICRVGLDVIHSNLLVARGVLRAGHRPPRSAFVHIPLALRDAHGLAALSMITTVVPGTVWSELALDRSVLLLHVFDLEDEAAFIEHFKHTYERPLMEIFE
- a CDS encoding K+/H+ antiporter subunit F; the encoded protein is MTGLLANAVLASLFIFAIAMALALVRLFRGPSAQDRVLALDYLYILGMLMMLVLGIRYASDTYFEGALLIALFGFVGSFALAKFLLRGEVIE
- a CDS encoding Na+/H+ antiporter subunit G gives rise to the protein MNEALELPFWLELVTALLLLAGSLFALIGALGLLRLKDYFQRMHPPALASTLGAWCVCLASILYFSWLKQGPVLHAWLIPVLLSITVPVTTLLLARAALFRKRTSGESVPEEVSSGRGGGN
- a CDS encoding TraR/DksA family transcriptional regulator; the protein is MTKEQLLAMSADDYMNAEQLAFFTGLLQAMKVETHERIELSRATIESLDTPSDPADVASVEEERHWLVNAIERDQRLLPQLEMALGRIADESFGWCDDSGEPIGLQRLLISPTTKYCIEAQERHEQLDRHQRQI
- a CDS encoding DUF6543 domain-containing protein — encoded protein: MSNTSQRPASPNLECQVAIRFNTRPGLFDIADQVLAEQWLTRRLPSDADPQELFLVSLGPDSAPPFIRPLSHVLVERFCLRRTLNLTPHEHYVTPVQEHDPGKALTLDLYPLALMINECGPFMLEAYQQALIAFWGDTDDKGQTPWQWYSDYLQQQFTQAVQDSQRDATLSTEALSAAQWVQSHPAPTTQASLDASPIQVNNLRMDFVNNWQLDPSLSSALLIERASERSEPRTTLLYTPTGKLMSFPSRQALLSHAARPWPALPGVSGPDVHLVPPTLPYFQSQALGVLCQQLHGSQLSAWLEDDLVRATDLSTALDRLTSMFGLCSPAEASLHERLASHLPAWLKDAPPKKLFRYSTMLTQIAQGYHDAQYTSWLDGVDDAQSFATQKLQARILKDHPEADLDLSMLRVVNAQTTVAALPVQEIIATDITPHTQMFTLPQLAISNLGLLRPGKVTLQALDGKPVPAWFDESYLRNLITQVDVAQHYPAMLRATLLDDPSQRSRRESLLRQQLHTQLPALAMALNLQGEPIDFDVIKGIGEVFSDASQRSTSWQLRPFGLLRSLDASPDHPLNTWLIEAQAATPQPCLLYRPLHREPLLAFDDRQALLDAIAAPGALQDDLLDRLPEEDRKVYAHGGFLEPHLFHPLEDDWAVPFGTPAPVTLALEPPLADPAQAIYQGCIEETIRQFQVKAQTSAQARWERWKSLGWLLLNTALPFVAEPLAAPLWTVQLETAFLELVGEHQNQSPGERIAALVEFLFNLALLLLNHAFKRIEVLRKTASQRFQSDPATAMLPALPTLAVSPREEVLDFSWANPKRTLDPSQRKALEALGADTPLAQLGKPIPSGPLKGLYLYRDRSWAALGDKVYQVEFDAHQQCPRIVDSKDELIKGPWLLRDAAGRWLLDLGLRLRAGMPLHSRVEQLRIANQQELETLQTQIQEDVTYQKTQREYLDKVAKLAHRKAPEGILRNYLAKLQDFVTFWQKHLMRISQLNALKPLREYKIKRAYALSQQLQYAKKIDETLSWLHAPIHEQLDGMIKMQQRGYELTEADKRTLNRRIDTLLPLLNTLLDNSQSLVDGMAQLERLASLSQPKITEYLAAASLDWENVRSPLAWRWSRIEACFNRLSLLEALDDDSEYWLQHCGESLDLAFAQRQQLLALDQPNDDVVSRLAASIDRHFKAARRQLGNFKSHLNLDTAQPALTRLQEDIDSAAKELQPTLDEYAATLPSNTVNQLREQVPGLIETQEGDVLLGNVRPDDDTVVDVPIAPHNASSRAYKLDNDRWVALAEQAPAKPATVRKLKHLLKDSQARLQTARKELQRLEGGTFSQYLPIEIEELLHHQRDRLRTLREAIEKHLTADNQTDEVRGNRDAAGTIKALEDLDAQLTSKAIELRTKAALAQKPRMAELRFLIDQGAVTVRVENPRKLLARVKGRPADYLDDYGIYKDESLLWVAHFHYRTLEAGKHAFVAGHLKPAAQRYAQGAQVSRPETGQTEEVYRSPISLADAQQYFFNV
- a CDS encoding enoyl-CoA hydratase → MAFETILLDIHGKVGLITLNRPQALNALNAQIVGEINQALDQLERDPNIGCVVLTGSAKAFAAGADIKEMAELKYPQIYVEDLFSDADRIANRRKPIIAAVSGFALGGGCELAMMCDFILAADNAKFGQPEINLGVLPGMGGTQRLTRAVGKAKAMELCLTGRLMGAEEAERAGLVARVVPQAELLEEALKVAATIASKSIPVSMMVKESVNRAFEVTLSEGVRFERRVFHAAFATEDQKEGMAAFIAKREAQFKDR
- a CDS encoding acyl-CoA dehydrogenase, whose amino-acid sequence is MLVTDEQQQIADAVRAFAQERLKPFAEQWDKEHRFPREAIAEMADLGLFGMLVPEQWGGSDTGYVAYAMALEEIAAGDGACSTIMSVHNSVGCVPILRFGNEQQKAQFLTPLANGQMLGAFALTEPQAGSDASSLKTRARRDGDHYVLSGSKQFITSGQNAGVVIVFAVTDPEAGKRGISAFIVPTDSPGYQVARVEDKLGQHASDTCQIVFDEVRVPVANRLGEEGEGYKIALANLEGGRIGIASQSVGMARAAFEVARDYANERQSFGKPLIEHQAVAFRLADMATRIAVARQMVLHAAALRDAGRPALVEASMAKLFASEMAEKVCSDALQTLGGYGYLSDFPLERIYRDVRVCQIYEGTSDIQRMVIARNL